A DNA window from Ictalurus punctatus breed USDA103 chromosome 11, Coco_2.0, whole genome shotgun sequence contains the following coding sequences:
- the gcnt7 gene encoding beta-1,3-galactosyl-O-glycosyl-glycoprotein beta-1,6-N-acetylglucosaminyltransferase 7, whose product MPNYVYAKWSFLLSLAISSIILSVIYIQGKFGYFPRALQHVLPCRPFPENCRHLPPTSSYTRWEGTECQNLTFTNPLDCSRIQSELHFIMETLSKEEEDYPLAFIITMHKDLEMFVRVLRAIYAPQNIYCIHVDAKAPEDYKMRVEKLAECFPNVFLSSVSEKVTYAGFSRLKADINCMEDLVRSPVNWQKVINLCGQDFPVQSNLELVRYMQDANWRDYNMAPGIKQPKYIRHRTEIQHKEVTGRYVASLGKEHKKISPPHNLTIYFGTAYYSLQRAFVEYVLTSPVAKDLLEWSKDTYSPDEHYWVTLNHMEDAPGSNVNAGWEGNIRAIKWRDQEGIAHQGCNGSYIRDICIYNIEDLPWIIERNSMFANKFESTSYPEALDCLEQWHRYKVLQQATVPIQLSWKLATEVNISSATVEGGIKKKNNNQEIMSQ is encoded by the exons ATGCCCAACTACGTGTATGCCAAGTGGAGTTTTCTTCTAAGCCTTGCTATCAGCAGCATTATTCTCTCAGTCATTTATATTCAGGGCAAGTTTGGTTATTTTCCAAGGGCACTGCAGCATGTCTTGCCCTGCCGTCCATTCCCCGAAAACTGTAGACATTTGCCACCCACCTCCTCTTACACAAGATGGGAAGGAACAGAATGCCAGAATCTGACCTTTACCAATCCACTCGACTGCTCCCGTATACAATCTGAGCTTCACTTTATTATGGAGACCCTGAGCAAAGAAGAGGAGGACTACCCTCTGGCCTTCATCATCACTATGCACAAAGACCTGGAGATGTTTGTGCGTGTGCTCAGAGCCATCTATGCACCACAAAACATCTACTGCATTCACGTAGATGCCAAAGCTCCAGAAGACTACAAAATGAGAGTTGAGAAATTGGCAGAGTGTTTTCCCAATGTCTTTCTAAGCTCAGTTAGCGAGAAAGTAACCTATGCAGGTTTTTCTCGTCTGAAGGCTGACATTAACTGCATGGAGGACCTGGTGAGGTCTCCAGTAAATTGGCAAAAGGTGATCAATCTATGTGGCCAGGATTTCCCTGTTCAGAGCAACCTGGAGCTGGTCCGATATATGCAAGATGCAAATTGGAGAGATTATAATATGGCTCCAGGAATCAAACAGCCAAAATACATACGACACAGGACTGAAATTCAACACAAGGAAGTCACAGGTCGCTATGTGGCCTCCCTGGGTAAAGAGCACAAGAAGATTTCCCCTCCACACAACCTGACAATCTACTTTGGAACAGCCTACTACAGTCTACAAAGAGCATTCGTGGAATATGTGCTTACCAGCCCAGTGGCCAAAGACCTGTTGGAATGGTCCAAGGATACCTACAGCCCAGATGAGCATTACTGGGTAACCCTTAACCACATGGAAG ATGCCCCTGGCAGTAATGTAAATGCTGGCTGGGAGGGTAACATTCGGGCCATTAAATGGAGAGACCAAGAAGGAATAGCACATCAAGGCTGTAATG GAAGTTACATCAGGGATATCTGCATCTACAATATTGAGGATTTACCCTGGATAATTGAGAGGAACAGCATGTTTGCTAACAAGTTTGAGAGCACTAGCTATCCTGAAGCTCTGGACTGCCTGGAACAGTGGCACAGGTACAAAGTCCTACAGCAAGCAACGGTGCCCATTCAGTTATCATGGAAACTTGCAACAGAAGTCAATATTAGTAGTGCCACAGTGGAaggtggaataaaaaaaaaaaacaacaaccaagaGATAATGTCACAGTAA